The proteins below come from a single Candidatus Bathyarchaeota archaeon genomic window:
- a CDS encoding 4Fe-4S binding protein, translating to MSWEIVGDVLRLAVLAGLGTAGILAVLIWKRNLAMRVTYVRLIVQFMAAAAIFYVFSYSVPLLYVVIVLFALTLVLGRYFCGWLCPFGLIMDLEIFLRKALKKSYRLIPDKLNLALHKSRYVILLFFLLALPIILWILEPPPSLEYTLIEAQVLAGPFRAYGFLIDPMITPIVPWTTAPLELGGMYFSYPYIQNIIMFAGTQIGQIVSVVFVGLTLAAAFVYRRFWCRFCPTGISLAAINRFKRFKGVPLLYVYKNEEKCTKCGVCKRVCSVQVNEVYEQKGGKIGTSQCMLCARCVEMCPYEDALEVKLGKKTLFKSRNWLEPPRVE from the coding sequence ATGTCATGGGAAATAGTCGGGGACGTACTTAGGCTTGCTGTGCTAGCGGGGCTTGGAACAGCTGGGATACTGGCGGTTCTGATTTGGAAAAGAAACCTTGCCATGCGAGTAACCTATGTCCGCCTCATTGTCCAGTTTATGGCGGCAGCCGCCATCTTCTACGTGTTCTCCTACTCGGTGCCGCTACTCTACGTGGTCATCGTGCTGTTTGCGTTGACGCTGGTCTTGGGACGCTACTTCTGCGGTTGGCTTTGCCCCTTCGGCTTAATCATGGACCTGGAAATCTTTCTTCGCAAAGCCCTCAAAAAAAGTTACCGCCTAATCCCCGATAAACTCAATTTAGCCCTTCACAAATCAAGATACGTCATACTGCTGTTTTTCCTGCTGGCTCTGCCAATTATCCTTTGGATTTTGGAGCCGCCGCCGAGCCTAGAGTACACCTTAATTGAGGCACAGGTTCTGGCGGGGCCCTTCCGCGCCTACGGCTTCCTCATCGACCCCATGATTACCCCCATCGTGCCCTGGACAACGGCGCCGCTAGAGCTTGGAGGAATGTACTTTAGCTATCCCTACATACAGAACATCATCATGTTCGCTGGAACACAGATCGGACAGATTGTCTCCGTTGTTTTTGTCGGATTAACACTTGCTGCCGCATTTGTTTATCGCCGTTTCTGGTGCCGCTTCTGCCCCACCGGCATCTCGCTTGCAGCCATCAACCGCTTTAAACGTTTTAAGGGTGTTCCGCTGCTTTATGTGTATAAGAACGAGGAGAAATGCACCAAATGCGGCGTCTGCAAACGCGTCTGCAGCGTGCAAGTTAACGAGGTATACGAGCAGAAAGGCGGCAAAATCGGTACTTCCCAATGCATGCTTTGTGCTCGATGCGTCGAAATGTGCCCCTACGAGGATGCATTGGAAGTAAAGTTGGGCAAAAAAACCCTGTTTAAATCAAGAAACTGGTTAGAGCCACCAAGAGTTGAGTGA
- a CDS encoding 2-hydroxyacyl-CoA dehydratase family protein, producing MKSQTTEKRYMPEVSQKEKDELRNTVKAASQRIIADNIERMKKADPHRPEAMKYFDDMANLFGKRQQEIQAEKEKGKKVIGYMCLFAPTELILAADAIPVRVNSGWYDTSKLGDRVVPVEVCPVIRSTIGAKMIELSPFLEQSDALISVLTCDGMTKLSEILSDYKTIWGMNVPRIKDSDHSLRFWSDEIKNMKTQIEQFTGNKISRKSLKEAIEVSHRATKAFRRLQELRKGNPVIMGRDAMLVNQSYQWDDKVRWTEKTEALCAELEKRVAAKDWVCSPDTPRVMVTGTPMFWPDNWKLPTLVEEANPQGIIVADEQCSGERILNDPVGVDEWSMDDMLKAISDRYLMASTCPCFTSKDGNEDRINWLLTKVKDWNVQGVVYYVVRGCMLYAMEYTRVKKALDKINVPVYYLDTEYTREDVGQMKTRVEAFLEMLTARVDI from the coding sequence ATGAAGAGCCAAACAACCGAAAAAAGATACATGCCTGAAGTTTCCCAAAAAGAAAAAGATGAGCTAAGAAACACCGTGAAAGCTGCGTCGCAGAGAATAATAGCTGACAACATCGAACGCATGAAGAAAGCTGATCCCCACCGCCCCGAAGCCATGAAGTACTTCGACGACATGGCAAACCTCTTTGGTAAACGGCAACAGGAAATCCAAGCGGAGAAAGAAAAAGGCAAAAAAGTCATCGGTTACATGTGCCTCTTTGCACCCACTGAACTGATTCTTGCCGCCGACGCCATACCCGTGCGCGTCAACAGCGGCTGGTATGACACCTCTAAGCTGGGTGACCGAGTGGTGCCCGTGGAGGTTTGCCCCGTCATTCGGTCCACCATCGGAGCCAAAATGATTGAGCTCTCGCCGTTTCTGGAGCAAAGCGACGCACTCATCAGCGTGTTAACCTGCGATGGCATGACTAAACTCAGCGAGATCCTCAGCGACTACAAAACCATCTGGGGCATGAATGTTCCACGCATAAAAGACTCCGATCATTCCCTGCGTTTCTGGAGCGACGAAATCAAGAACATGAAAACCCAGATTGAACAGTTCACGGGCAACAAAATCAGCCGCAAAAGCCTCAAAGAAGCCATCGAAGTGAGCCACCGCGCAACCAAAGCTTTCCGTCGGCTACAGGAACTGCGAAAAGGCAACCCCGTTATCATGGGACGCGACGCCATGCTGGTTAACCAGTCCTATCAGTGGGATGACAAGGTGCGTTGGACAGAGAAAACCGAGGCGCTCTGCGCGGAGCTGGAGAAGCGTGTGGCAGCTAAAGACTGGGTTTGCAGCCCCGATACGCCACGGGTTATGGTTACGGGTACACCGATGTTTTGGCCTGACAACTGGAAGCTGCCCACTCTAGTGGAGGAAGCTAACCCCCAGGGCATCATCGTTGCCGACGAGCAATGCAGCGGCGAACGCATACTAAACGACCCCGTCGGCGTCGACGAATGGTCGATGGATGACATGTTAAAGGCAATTAGCGACCGCTACCTGATGGCTTCGACGTGCCCCTGCTTCACCAGCAAAGACGGCAACGAAGACCGCATCAATTGGCTCCTCACTAAAGTCAAAGACTGGAATGTTCAGGGCGTCGTCTACTACGTCGTGCGTGGCTGCATGCTCTATGCGATGGAGTACACGCGTGTCAAGAAGGCTTTGGATAAAATTAATGTTCCAGTGTACTATCTGGATACCGAGTACACTCGGGAAGACGTAGGGCAGATGAAGACCCGCGTGGAAGCCTTCCTGGAGATGTTAACTGCAAGAGTCGACATATAG
- a CDS encoding acyl-CoA dehydratase activase codes for MTITVGMDLGTQRVKAVVLADGKVVGRSQAFAGFDPTKAAEQAVEEALKAANLKLDDVAHFCATGSAMDLAPYEHTTVSMMGADAKAGVHLIPNARTIIDVGAEEARAVKCDERGVMVDFVVNERCAAGAGAFIEAMARALEVKLEDMGPLSLEAQRASPINASCVIFGESDVVSLIHRQESKPEIARAVFDAMADRVSSMIHRLGVNPEVALVGGVAKDVGFVSSLNRKLGLTVQIPEFPDYVGAFGAALTAAARVKGGN; via the coding sequence GTGACAATCACAGTTGGAATGGACCTTGGCACACAACGCGTGAAAGCCGTAGTTTTAGCAGACGGAAAAGTCGTCGGTCGATCACAGGCCTTCGCGGGGTTTGACCCCACAAAAGCCGCCGAGCAAGCCGTCGAGGAAGCCCTAAAAGCAGCGAACCTCAAACTCGACGATGTAGCGCACTTCTGCGCAACGGGCTCCGCGATGGATTTGGCGCCCTACGAGCACACCACCGTAAGCATGATGGGCGCCGACGCCAAAGCCGGAGTTCACCTCATACCCAACGCGCGGACAATCATCGATGTCGGCGCTGAGGAAGCCCGAGCCGTCAAATGCGATGAACGCGGAGTCATGGTTGACTTTGTGGTTAACGAGCGCTGTGCGGCAGGGGCGGGGGCATTCATTGAGGCCATGGCGCGTGCGCTTGAGGTGAAGCTGGAGGATATGGGTCCGCTGTCGCTTGAAGCCCAACGTGCAAGCCCAATCAACGCTTCCTGCGTTATCTTCGGCGAATCCGACGTGGTCTCGCTTATCCACCGCCAAGAATCCAAGCCTGAAATCGCCCGTGCAGTCTTCGACGCGATGGCTGACCGGGTTTCATCGATGATTCACCGCTTAGGCGTAAACCCCGAAGTGGCGCTGGTGGGCGGCGTAGCCAAGGACGTTGGGTTTGTGTCTTCGCTTAACCGCAAGCTGGGTTTAACGGTGCAGATTCCCGAGTTCCCCGATTACGTGGGTGCCTTTGGCGCCGCGTTGACTGCTGCGGCAAGGGTTAAGGGAGGCAACTAA
- a CDS encoding acyl-CoA dehydratase activase — MADLSKEEFWRWREYNRVVPNIKPSSKDIVTAGVDVGSVGSKAAVMVNGQAFSWGITRTGSNSPESAKKALDFALKDTGLSVGDLKFIVGTGYGRVNVPMANKAITEIACHAKGANYIWGPRVRTVLDVGGQDIKAIKIDETGRVVSFLMNDKCAAGTGRGMEVFADLLQIPIEDIGDISLKVEKEPEPVSCTCVAFAKTEAMGLLRKGWSKEKVLAAYTRAMAVRMANLINRVGLEPELVVTGGQSKNIGIVSRIEVILGVKCLPMPRWRDDGLDPMVAGAFGAALFAKALYEKAQKG, encoded by the coding sequence ATGGCTGATTTATCTAAAGAGGAGTTTTGGCGTTGGCGCGAATACAACCGCGTTGTCCCCAACATTAAACCAAGCAGCAAAGACATAGTCACTGCAGGCGTCGATGTGGGTTCAGTGGGCTCTAAAGCCGCCGTCATGGTTAACGGGCAAGCCTTCAGCTGGGGCATCACCCGCACTGGCAGTAACAGCCCCGAAAGCGCCAAGAAAGCATTGGATTTCGCCTTGAAAGACACGGGTCTCTCGGTGGGCGATCTCAAATTCATCGTTGGCACGGGCTATGGCAGAGTCAATGTGCCCATGGCTAACAAAGCCATAACTGAAATCGCCTGCCACGCCAAAGGCGCCAACTACATCTGGGGACCCCGCGTCCGCACGGTCCTTGACGTTGGCGGACAAGACATAAAAGCCATCAAAATCGACGAAACAGGCAGAGTCGTTAGCTTCCTCATGAACGATAAATGCGCGGCGGGCACCGGCAGAGGCATGGAGGTCTTCGCGGACCTGCTGCAAATCCCCATCGAGGACATAGGCGACATATCCCTCAAAGTTGAAAAAGAACCCGAGCCGGTAAGCTGCACCTGCGTGGCGTTCGCTAAAACCGAAGCTATGGGGCTGCTGCGCAAGGGCTGGTCTAAAGAGAAGGTGCTGGCGGCCTACACCCGCGCGATGGCGGTGCGGATGGCTAACCTCATCAACCGCGTCGGATTAGAACCTGAACTCGTAGTCACCGGGGGCCAATCTAAAAACATCGGCATCGTTAGCCGCATCGAAGTGATTTTGGGCGTGAAGTGCCTGCCGATGCCGCGGTGGCGCGACGACGGATTAGACCCGATGGTTGCAGGCGCATTTGGAGCCGCGTTGTTTGCCAAGGCGCTCTATGAGAAAGCACAGAAAGGGTGA
- a CDS encoding 4Fe-4S binding protein: protein MVVDSDRCSGCGRCIDLCPQGALELQTEFIDLEDKTVAAVKEEHRKKVRYTCGCCKPESGQTPCVLACPSKAISCIWASK, encoded by the coding sequence ATTGTTGTTGACTCTGACCGATGCAGCGGATGCGGCAGATGCATTGATTTGTGCCCTCAGGGCGCGCTTGAGTTGCAGACGGAATTCATCGATTTAGAAGATAAAACCGTCGCCGCAGTTAAGGAGGAGCACCGCAAAAAAGTCCGCTACACCTGCGGCTGCTGCAAACCCGAGTCAGGTCAGACGCCGTGTGTTTTGGCGTGTCCATCAAAGGCGATAAGCTGCATTTGGGCGTCTAAGTGA
- a CDS encoding molybdopterin-dependent oxidoreductase: protein MVNIKNKKSAATILLLAALPLILTIPPATSQNSPQWSIQVSDLSGTLVTVTYSQLSAMPQTTVNAELRCYGSLVAEGDWVGVKIPDLLNALGINYSSVYSIGFTAADHYSVGIPIDYALRPDVIIAYQRNGVPLDELSRLIIPFSNGEVWISTIVAMSLSGSLVSAPAATTASLPPTSPGPGSLSQSLTNDVNTNQVQNQPPAATPTPTPAPTNTTVSAPQPPPTASTPTSPPATEQAARFPSELIYAAVLGAFLAVAAASVVLIRRRNRLN, encoded by the coding sequence ATGGTGAACATAAAAAATAAAAAATCAGCAGCAACCATACTACTCCTAGCCGCCCTGCCCCTCATACTCACGATTCCCCCCGCCACATCACAAAACAGCCCCCAATGGAGCATACAAGTCAGCGACCTCTCCGGCACCCTTGTAACGGTTACATACAGTCAACTTTCGGCGATGCCTCAAACAACCGTTAACGCTGAACTAAGATGCTATGGCAGCCTCGTAGCAGAAGGCGACTGGGTAGGCGTAAAAATCCCCGACCTCCTAAACGCCTTAGGAATTAACTATTCATCAGTTTACTCGATCGGCTTTACAGCCGCAGACCATTACAGCGTTGGCATACCCATCGATTACGCGCTAAGACCAGACGTAATCATAGCCTATCAAAGAAACGGCGTGCCCCTAGACGAGTTATCAAGGTTAATCATCCCCTTCTCCAACGGTGAAGTGTGGATCTCCACAATCGTCGCCATGAGCTTAAGCGGCAGCCTAGTTTCTGCTCCAGCGGCTACAACCGCTTCGCTGCCCCCGACCTCCCCGGGCCCCGGAAGCCTATCGCAGAGCTTAACAAACGACGTCAACACAAACCAGGTCCAAAACCAACCGCCCGCCGCCACTCCGACGCCAACTCCAGCGCCGACAAACACCACCGTTTCGGCGCCTCAGCCCCCACCGACCGCATCCACACCAACTTCACCGCCGGCAACCGAGCAAGCCGCGAGATTTCCTTCAGAGCTCATTTACGCCGCGGTTTTAGGTGCTTTTTTAGCTGTTGCTGCTGCAAGCGTGGTTTTGATTCGTCGCCGAAATAGGCTGAATTAG
- a CDS encoding GNAT family N-acetyltransferase, with protein MQLTPLTNQSEATFWQIVKKDFCDYYFFIYDWLNHKEKTCIYLAQEGDEVAGLMLVYQGNIVQMRGSIEAVQFMLEQLDFSELDVQVPLNCESLLTTRFPCFSLKAHVTLMALNRGQELLCFKVTPQRLCAVDAQDIASLMNQSYPQMWSEVTAEMVASIMQFKESLMVGVKVGGKLVSFGYATLTPTVSHVTWIATHPSHENRGYATSIVSALIKECLEVAPTAIIYVMENNAVANRLYLKAGFKPQRTYAFIRQ; from the coding sequence TTGCAGCTAACGCCGCTAACAAACCAGTCAGAAGCCACGTTCTGGCAAATCGTAAAGAAAGACTTCTGCGACTACTACTTCTTCATCTACGACTGGCTAAACCACAAAGAAAAAACATGCATATACCTCGCCCAAGAAGGCGATGAAGTCGCGGGGTTGATGCTTGTTTATCAGGGAAACATCGTGCAGATGCGGGGCAGCATAGAGGCAGTGCAGTTTATGCTGGAGCAGCTGGATTTTTCCGAGTTGGATGTGCAGGTGCCGCTTAACTGCGAAAGCCTCCTGACTACGCGTTTCCCGTGTTTCTCGCTTAAAGCTCATGTTACCTTGATGGCGCTTAATCGGGGCCAGGAGCTTCTCTGCTTTAAGGTTACGCCGCAGCGGTTATGTGCGGTGGATGCTCAAGACATTGCCTCTTTGATGAATCAGAGCTACCCCCAGATGTGGAGTGAAGTCACCGCGGAGATGGTGGCTTCCATAATGCAGTTTAAGGAATCCCTCATGGTCGGCGTTAAAGTGGGGGGCAAGCTGGTTTCGTTTGGATATGCCACTCTGACGCCGACTGTTAGCCACGTAACCTGGATTGCGACGCATCCAAGCCACGAAAACCGCGGCTACGCCACCTCGATTGTTTCAGCTCTAATTAAGGAGTGCCTTGAGGTTGCGCCTACAGCAATCATCTACGTTATGGAAAACAACGCTGTCGCTAACCGCCTTTACTTAAAAGCCGGCTTTAAGCCCCAGCGGACCTACGCATTCATAAGACAATAA
- a CDS encoding MFS transporter, protein MRFSSLFRGDQAVLRGNFLLITLSWVIMFSAQPIPDTYASLFYLHLGANELMLAVMAFVGSIAVALVQFPGGYLADKHGRRWLVVSMTFGIAVGSLFFIFAPSWPFILIGLLIQNICSIYGPALMAMVLDSLPPQQRGAGFSFQSVVTTLVLLPAPLIAQYLVVTFNFDFGMRIAYSLTSIAYFAIAMMRFKLKETLPPTADAATPSMLSMLRMYPRAVKEGIFVWRKVPRSAFNLFLTIIIINGLVVSCQTYFVVYATTVLNVTLDQWALVMAFRYLSIAIPAIIAGFSMDVLGRKRFLILGYLLFVPGMVLFVNADFNMLLLSFFFFGLGNLLQLNSYNVLMGDLVPRSLRGTVTGCMQFFMFLMQAILQLTVGLLYVYVSPQLPFLLLAASAIPLSMFVFWKIDEPKVKEA, encoded by the coding sequence ATGCGGTTCTCATCGCTGTTCCGTGGAGACCAAGCTGTCCTTAGAGGCAACTTTTTACTCATAACCCTAAGCTGGGTCATCATGTTCTCCGCCCAGCCCATCCCAGACACCTACGCGAGCCTGTTCTATTTGCATCTGGGCGCCAACGAGCTTATGCTCGCGGTCATGGCGTTTGTAGGCTCAATCGCTGTGGCGCTGGTGCAGTTCCCCGGCGGCTACCTTGCCGATAAACATGGGCGAAGATGGCTCGTTGTCTCCATGACCTTCGGAATAGCCGTCGGCAGCTTATTCTTCATCTTCGCGCCCTCCTGGCCCTTCATCCTCATTGGGTTGCTGATACAGAATATCTGTTCAATCTACGGCCCAGCATTGATGGCTATGGTCCTTGACTCGTTGCCTCCCCAGCAGCGCGGCGCAGGCTTTAGCTTTCAATCCGTCGTCACCACATTGGTTCTTTTACCTGCACCGCTTATCGCCCAGTACCTTGTGGTGACGTTTAACTTCGATTTTGGCATGCGAATAGCCTACAGCTTAACCTCCATTGCCTACTTCGCCATCGCTATGATGCGCTTTAAACTCAAGGAAACCCTGCCGCCGACCGCTGATGCCGCTACGCCTTCGATGCTAAGTATGCTGCGTATGTATCCAAGAGCCGTTAAAGAAGGCATCTTTGTATGGCGAAAAGTGCCTCGCTCCGCATTCAACCTCTTCTTAACCATCATAATCATAAATGGGTTAGTGGTGAGCTGCCAAACCTACTTTGTCGTCTACGCCACAACAGTCCTCAACGTGACTTTGGATCAGTGGGCGCTGGTGATGGCTTTTCGCTACCTCAGCATAGCCATACCCGCCATAATCGCCGGGTTTAGCATGGATGTGCTGGGCAGAAAACGGTTCTTGATTTTGGGGTATCTGCTGTTTGTTCCAGGCATGGTGCTGTTTGTTAACGCCGATTTTAACATGCTGCTGCTTTCCTTCTTTTTCTTCGGCTTAGGAAATCTCCTGCAACTCAACAGCTACAATGTATTAATGGGCGATCTTGTTCCCCGAAGCTTAAGGGGCACGGTCACCGGCTGCATGCAGTTCTTTATGTTTCTGATGCAGGCTATCCTACAGTTAACCGTGGGTTTACTCTACGTGTATGTATCTCCACAGTTGCCCTTTTTGTTGCTTGCCGCATCCGCAATACCTCTCTCGATGTTTGTTTTCTGGAAAATAGATGAGCCCAAAGTGAAAGAAGCCTAA
- a CDS encoding cation-efflux pump, which produces MQSNTEGKNKLKALKISAIAIFSVVIVEITVGSIVNSLAIISDGLHALLDALSSVMLFFAVRASLKPPDEEHTYGHEKFETIGGLMGGIVLIGVALLIFYEAATRLVSGVQLVEGVEYAGFIGIGYALAVASLRVTVFRRWQHAESTSMKAGLYDAISDLSSTLIALLGFGLATLGFTSGDAVASIFLGVMLTYLSIKLVRASVMELSDSASKEIVSRTRRTILDCDGVVKVENLKVRKVSSKVFVEASVQVPKAMSLESSHSLASKIEQCLTAAFGNVDATIHVEPSVQEDLCVVVTRLASVEGVKQVHEVKVNYVDGKPYITLHASVDPELSVEEAHRIAEAIEQRINGKIKPKNVTVHVEPAGIDGSTGDLKETQIRNVVYEVAHTIAANLQVKRVMIYQSEGTSYVNIDCCFTRYIRIKEAHRIASLLEKETKERFADMVVTVHIEPQKT; this is translated from the coding sequence ATGCAAAGCAACACCGAAGGGAAAAACAAGCTAAAGGCGCTGAAGATATCAGCCATAGCCATATTTAGCGTTGTAATCGTAGAAATCACCGTCGGCTCCATCGTGAACAGTCTAGCAATCATCAGCGACGGCTTACACGCACTCCTCGACGCCCTCTCGAGTGTAATGCTCTTTTTTGCCGTACGCGCCTCACTTAAGCCGCCAGACGAAGAACACACCTACGGCCACGAAAAATTCGAAACCATAGGGGGACTCATGGGCGGGATTGTCCTGATAGGTGTGGCTTTGCTGATTTTTTATGAGGCAGCAACGCGGCTGGTTAGCGGTGTGCAGCTTGTGGAAGGCGTGGAATATGCCGGTTTCATCGGCATCGGCTACGCGCTCGCTGTTGCCTCGCTTCGCGTTACCGTTTTTCGCCGTTGGCAACACGCCGAGAGTACATCGATGAAGGCAGGGCTCTACGATGCGATTTCAGATTTAAGCTCCACTTTGATAGCGCTGCTGGGGTTTGGCTTGGCAACGTTGGGGTTCACATCCGGAGATGCAGTTGCCTCGATTTTTCTGGGTGTGATGCTGACGTATCTTAGCATTAAGCTGGTGAGGGCAAGCGTCATGGAACTCAGCGACTCCGCGTCAAAGGAAATCGTGAGCAGAACCCGCAGAACAATTTTGGACTGCGACGGCGTGGTGAAAGTGGAGAACCTGAAAGTCCGCAAGGTCAGCTCCAAAGTTTTTGTGGAAGCCTCAGTTCAAGTTCCCAAAGCCATGAGTTTAGAATCCTCGCATTCGCTGGCCTCAAAGATCGAGCAGTGCCTCACAGCCGCCTTCGGTAACGTGGATGCAACCATCCATGTTGAGCCTTCTGTCCAGGAAGACTTATGCGTGGTTGTAACGCGGTTGGCCTCGGTGGAGGGGGTTAAGCAGGTGCATGAAGTTAAAGTGAATTATGTCGATGGAAAACCCTACATAACCCTGCATGCATCCGTTGACCCTGAATTATCCGTGGAGGAAGCCCACCGAATCGCCGAGGCAATCGAGCAGCGCATCAACGGAAAAATCAAACCCAAAAACGTCACCGTACACGTGGAGCCAGCGGGCATCGATGGTTCAACAGGTGATTTAAAGGAAACACAAATCCGCAACGTAGTCTATGAGGTTGCACACACCATAGCGGCGAATTTGCAGGTTAAACGTGTTATGATTTACCAGTCAGAGGGCACCAGCTACGTTAACATCGACTGCTGCTTCACAAGGTACATACGCATCAAAGAAGCCCATCGGATCGCCTCGCTGCTTGAAAAAGAAACCAAAGAGCGCTTCGCCGACATGGTTGTCACCGTGCATATTGAGCCACAAAAAACCTGA